From the Papilio machaon chromosome 13, ilPapMach1.1, whole genome shotgun sequence genome, the window tttacgatatttgttaaacaatattagtttttaaaaagcataaatcgaaaataatgtatttatttagacattttaattcatttatattgcatttgattttaattatttgtttagcCAATCTTGGGAGAGGAGAAATAGATGATTGCAATCGGTGTAAAGTTTTATCtgattcttttaaaaattggttacAAAAAACAGCGCGAGGTAAGTATGAAGGTGGTGATACTGCTTGGGAAGAAGCAAAACTTAAATCATATTCTCGCAGTGAAATGCGTTTAGTTGAAATACAAGAGGGCTTGTGTTCGGAAGTGAAAAAGCATAAAGATCGATGTTACGGTCTTGCCGAGGAAGTAGAGCATTTACTAGAGCAGTGGTGGGTCCACGAAGATCCCAATTCACAAGATCTATTCACTTGGTTGTGTGTAAGTACCCTGCAATATTGTTGCCCGCAAAATCACTATGGCCCATTATGCACTGCATGCCCTGTGgacgaaaataataaaatttgtggaGAAAAAGGATCATGTGATGGAGATGGTACACGAAAAGGAAATGGTTCTTGCATTTGCAATAGAGGATTTGCTGGTGAATTTTGTGAAAACTgtgatgaaaattattacagtACTCCTGAAGAAGACTGTAAGCCATGTCACAAAGCTTGTAACAATTGTAA encodes:
- the LOC106717730 gene encoding cysteine-rich with EGF-like domain protein 2 — encoded protein: MSFRHFNSFILHLILIICLANLGRGEIDDCNRCKVLSDSFKNWLQKTARGKYEGGDTAWEEAKLKSYSRSEMRLVEIQEGLCSEVKKHKDRCYGLAEEVEHLLEQWWVHEDPNSQDLFTWLCVSTLQYCCPQNHYGPLCTACPVDENNKICGEKGSCDGDGTRKGNGSCICNRGFAGEFCENCDENYYSTPEEDCKPCHKACNNCKGEGAAACVICQTGWELEADVCTDVNECLKENSCNVNEYCINWEGSYSCKTCDGTCKTCSGKGITNCTSCEVDEILVNGMCLDEALKHQYLLSTMKRLALYALLLVSLFFICQKMQLILPLVVLFISVLIYFSENEYTVNIFSVYNILIKDLLQKFQG